The genomic window GTGCCCGCCATCGTCACGCGGCGCGCGGACACCACGGTGGAGCTGGGCGACGGCGAGAGCTTCGTGATCGGCGGGCTGGTCAGCCGCAACACGGTCAGCAACGTGAGCAAGGTGCCGTTCCTGGGCGATTTGCCGATCCTGGGCAGCTTCTTCAAGAACCTCAATTTCCACCAGGAGGACCGCGAGCTGATGATCGTGGTCACGCCACACCTGGTCAAGCCGCTGGCCCGCGATTCGCAGGTGGCGGCGAACGTGGCCAAGGACGGCCGCACGACCGCCAGCCCCAACGTCTGGGGCCGCTTCGTGCTGGGCGAATACGCAGACCCGACGCTGCCCGGCTTTTCGCGGTAGCGCAGATGGAGCGAATCACACCGATGGATGCCTTCCTGCTGAATACCCCGCGAGAAGACGTGCGGCTCTGGCTGGAGCAGGCGCTCGACGGCGCCGGCACGCTGGTGACCGAGGAAGGCGCGCAGGAAGCCTTTGTCGAGCAGATCTCGGAGCTGCGTCCGGGACTGGTCTTTCTCGACTTCTCGGCGTCGCAGGCGCAGGCGTCGGCCCGGCTGGCCGAGCAGGTGGCGCGGCTGTTCCCGCAGTTGCCGCTGGTGGCCGTGGGCCACGCGGGAGATTCCGACGCGATGCTGGCCGCGCTGCGCGCCGGCGTGCGCGATTTCATCGACCTGCGCGGCGCGCCGTCGCAGGCCACCCATGCCGTGCGCCGCCTGATGGTGCCGCGTGCGCAGGTGCGCGCCGTGACGCCCGCGCACCGGCATGGCCGCATCGTCGCGCTGCTCGGCGCGCGCGCCGGCGTGGGCGTGACCAGCGTGGCGGTCAACCTGGCCGCGGCGGTGCGCCAGCGCGCCAGCGCCGAGGTACTGCTGCTGGACCTGGGCCTGCCCGCGCGCGACGGCGCGCTGCACATGAACATCGCGCCCGAATTCCACTTTGTCGAGGCCGTGCGCAACCTGCGCCGCTTCGACCAGGTGTTCGTCGATACCGCGCTGGCGCGCCATGCCAACGGCGTGTCGGTGCTGCCGCTGCCGGCCACGCTGTCCGAACTGCGCGACGTGTCGTTCTCCGAGGCGCTGGCGCTGCTGGACCGCCTGCGCGCGTTCTTCGACCTCCAGGTGATCGACCTGGGCGGCTTCTCGAACGCCGAGTTCATGTCGCAGATCGTCAAGGCCGCCGACGCCGTGGTGATGGTGGCCGAGCAGAGCGTGGGCGCCATCGTCTCGGCCGCCGAGCTGCTGCACGAGCTGAAGAAACGCGAGATCGAGCGGCCAGACCTGCACCTGCTGGTGTCGCGCTTCGACGACGCGCTGGGCGTGGACGCCGCGCAGATGGCCGAGCGCATCGGCGTGGCGTCGGTCGATACGCTGCCGGAGCGGCGCGCGGCGCTGGTGCAGGCGGCCAACCGTGGCGTGGTGCTGGCCGACGACGCGCCGGCGGACCCGTACGTGCGCGCGCTGGGCGCGCTGATGGACCGGCTGGGCTACCGCGCGGGCCAGGCGCCCGAGCGCGGCATCCTGGCCCGGATCAAGCAAAAGCTGCCCGAGACGCTGCGTGTCGCGCGCACCGCGCGGGCGGGGAACTGACATGACCGAAGCGATCGAATTCTCGGACAACACCGCCGCGCCGTTTCCTGTGTCGCAGGAATTCCACAAGATCAAGGAAGCGGCGCACGAGCACCTGCTCACGCGCATCGAGGAGCTGGGCGCCGAGTTCGGCCGCTGGTCGCGCTCCGCCATCCAGCGCTTTGTCGACCTGGAGCTCGAAAGCTTCACGCGGCTGCGCCGCATCCCGATCAACGAGGCCGAGCTGCACCAGATCTCCGAGGCGCTGACCAAGGAGCTGGCCGGCTTTGGCCCGATCGAGGACCTGCTGCACGACGTGGCCGTGGAGGACATCCTGGTGAACGGACACATGGACGTCTACGTGTCGCGCCACGGCGTGCTGGAGCGGATTCCGGTGCGGTTTGCCGACAACGGCCACCTGCTGCGCATCGTGCGGCGCATCCTGGCGCCCATCGGCCGCCGGCTCGACGAATCGAACCCGATGGTGGACGCGCGGCTGCCCGACGGCGGCCGCATCAACGTGATCATCCCGCCGCTGGCGCTGGCCGGCCCCGTGGTGTCGATCCGCAAATTCCGCAAGGACCCGCTGACGCCGGCCGACCTGCAGGCGCTGGGCACCATGAGCCCCGAGATCACCGAGCTGCTGGAGGCGGCGGTGCGGGCGCGCTGCAACATCCTGGTCAGCGGCGGCACCAGTTCGGGCAAGACGTCGCTGCTCAACGCGCTGGCCACGTTCATCCCGCCCACCGAGCGCGTGATCACCATCGAGGACACGGCCGAGCTGGCGCTGAACCACCCGCACGTGGTGCGGCTGGAAAGCCGGCCCGGCGGGTTCGAGGGCACCGGCACGGTCACCATCCGCGACCTGCTGCGCAACAGCCTGCGGATGCGGCCGGACCGCATCATCGTGGGCGAGGTGCGCGGCGGCGAGGTGCTGGAGATGCTGCAGGCCATGAGCACCGGCCATGACGGCTCGATGGGCACGATCCACGCCAGCAGCCCGCGCGAATGCCTGTACCGGCTGGAGATGCTGGCCGGCTTTGCCGGCTTCCAGGGCAGCGAGGTGAGCCTGCGCCGGCAGATTGCCAACGCGGTGGACTTCATCGTGCAGATCGGGCGGCTGTCGAACGGCCGGCGGCGCATCCTGTCGATCACCGAGGTCACCGGGCTGGGCGACAACATCATCGCCACGCAGGAGCTGTATCGCCACGAGCCGGTGCCCAACCCCGACGGCACCGAAGGCGACCGCTGGCAGGCGCTGGGCATCCTGCCCCATTCGCCCAAGCTCGCGCGCATGCGCCCGGCCAACTTCGGACTGGACGATCGCTTTGATCTCTAGCGCCAGCCTTCTCGTCGCCGCGATGGCCCTGGTGCTGCTGGGCCTGGGTCTGCTGCTGCTGGCCACGGCCCGGGGGCGCGCCCAGGCCGAGCTGTCGCGCGCGCACCTGGCCGCGCAGACCGAGCAGGTGCGCGCCCGCTACGCCACGGCGGCCGAGCCCGGCCCGCAGGGCAACGTGCGCGACCTGCGCCGCCGCTGGGCGGACCTGATGCGGCGCGCGGACATCGCGCCCACGCGCGGCACGTGGCTGCGCTGGGGCATGCCGCTGCTGTGCCTGGTGCTGGCGGGCGCGGCAGCCGGCGGCGCGCTCGGGGCGGTGGCGATGCTTGCGGTGGGCGTGGCGCTGGCCGCGTTCCTGCTGTGGCTGCGTATCGGCCGCGTACGCGACAGGATGCTGCGGCAGCTGCCCGGCTTTCTCGATGGCGTGGTGCGGCTGATGACCATCGGCAGCAGCGTGCCGGCCGCGTTCCAGAATTCGGTGGCCAACACCGAGCCGCCGCTGCGCCAGTGCCTGGTGCAGGCCATCCACCTGCAACGGGCCGGCAAGGAACTCGACCAGGCCGTGCTGCAGATGGGCCGCGCGTACCGGCTGGACGAGCTGGTCATCGTGTCGTCGGTGCTGCGGCTGTCGCAGCGCTACGGCGGCCGCGCCGACGTGGTGATGGAGCGCACCGCCACCTTCATGCGCGACCGCGAGGAAGCCCAGCGCGAGCTGCTGGCGCTGTCCGCCGAGACGCGGCTGTCGGCCTGGGTGCTGGGCCTGCTGCCGCTGGTGGTGGCGGGCGGGCTGTTCGTGCTGAACGCCGGCTACGTGATGCTGATGTGGAAGGACCCCACGGGCCGCAACCTGCTGCTGGGCGCGGCCGTGCTGGAAGTGGTGGGCGTGCTGATGCTGTACCGGCTGGCCAAGTCGATCTAGGGGCGCGCCATGCAGATGCCAGCCACCACCCTGATCTCCGCCAGCCTGATGGCCGCGGCCGTGGCGCTGCTGATGCTGGCGTGGCCGCTGCTGCGGCAGTGGCGCCAGCGGCGCGTGGCCGCGCGGACGATCGACGCCGCGCTGGAACGGCAGGCCGCCGCGCAGCCGCATCCCGCCGGCCAGCCCCCGGGCCAGCCGGCGGCGCCGGCCACGCCGCAGATGTCGGCACGTGCCGCCGCGGCCGCCGCCGCGCTGGCGCAGGCCGCGCCCCAGCCCGCCGAGGACGCCGCGCGCAAGCCGGCCGCCACGGGGCTGGGCGCGCGGCTGGGCGATGCTTTTGGCGAGCGCTTCAACCAGCGCTGGCTCGCATCGCGGCTCGGGCGCGCCGTGGTGACGGCCGAGGAACAGCGGCTGCTGGAGCAGTGCGGCTACTACGGCGTGCAGCCGCGCGCGGTCTTTGGCGGCGTGCGGCTGGTGGTGCCGGCGGTGCTGGCGGCTGGCGTGCTGCTGTGGCGCATCGACGGGCCGATGGCGGCCACGTTTGCGTGGACCTTCGCCACGTTCGCGCTGGCCTTCCTGCTGGCCAAGCTGATCCTGCGCCGGTGGGCCGGCAGCCGGCAGCGCCAGGTGGCCGAGGAATTGCCGGTGCTGATCGACATGCTGCGGCTGCTGCAGGGCGTGGGCCTGTCGATGGACCAGAGCCTGCAGGTCATCGTCACCGAATTCGGCACGATGCTGCGCGTGCTGGGGCCCGAGCTGCAGCGCGCGAACCAGCAGTTCGCGTCCGGCCGCTCGCGCGAGCAGACGCTGCAGCGCATCGGCAAGCTGTTCGACGACGAGGACCTGAAGAGCCTGATCACGCTGCTGACGCAGGTGGACAAGCACGGCGGCGCCGTGCAGGAGCCGCTGCGCCAGTTTGGCGAGCGGCTGCAGGTGGCGCGCAAGGCGCGCATGAAGGACAAGATCGGCCGGCTGACGGTCAAGATGACCGGCGTGATGGTGGTGAGCCTGCTGCCGGTGCTGCTGATCCTGACGGCCGGGCCCGGCTTTCTGGGCGTGATCCGGATGCTGGCCCGCATGAACGGAGGAACCTAGATGACGATGACATCGCGTGGCCTGTGGGCCGGCGCGCTGGTGGCGGCCGGCGCGCTGCTGGGCGGCTGCGCCAGCGTGCCCGGCAGCGCCGAGGCCATGGCGCGGCAGGCCGACGCCCAGATCGAGCTGGCGAAGCTGCAGGAAAAGACCGCGCGCGCCGAATATAACGACCAGAACGTCTACCTGGGCCTGATCGGCAAGATGCAGCAGGAAGGCATGTACTACGCGTCGCTGGCCCATATCGACGCCTTCCAGCAGCGCTTTGGCGCCACGCCCGCGCTGCAGGTGCTGCGCGCCGACGCGCTGCGCGAGACCGGCCAGGACGACGCGGCGCTGCAGGCGTACC from Cupriavidus pauculus includes these protein-coding regions:
- a CDS encoding type II secretion system F family protein, whose product is MPATTLISASLMAAAVALLMLAWPLLRQWRQRRVAARTIDAALERQAAAQPHPAGQPPGQPAAPATPQMSARAAAAAAALAQAAPQPAEDAARKPAATGLGARLGDAFGERFNQRWLASRLGRAVVTAEEQRLLEQCGYYGVQPRAVFGGVRLVVPAVLAAGVLLWRIDGPMAATFAWTFATFALAFLLAKLILRRWAGSRQRQVAEELPVLIDMLRLLQGVGLSMDQSLQVIVTEFGTMLRVLGPELQRANQQFASGRSREQTLQRIGKLFDDEDLKSLITLLTQVDKHGGAVQEPLRQFGERLQVARKARMKDKIGRLTVKMTGVMVVSLLPVLLILTAGPGFLGVIRMLARMNGGT
- a CDS encoding response regulator; the encoded protein is MDAFLLNTPREDVRLWLEQALDGAGTLVTEEGAQEAFVEQISELRPGLVFLDFSASQAQASARLAEQVARLFPQLPLVAVGHAGDSDAMLAALRAGVRDFIDLRGAPSQATHAVRRLMVPRAQVRAVTPAHRHGRIVALLGARAGVGVTSVAVNLAAAVRQRASAEVLLLDLGLPARDGALHMNIAPEFHFVEAVRNLRRFDQVFVDTALARHANGVSVLPLPATLSELRDVSFSEALALLDRLRAFFDLQVIDLGGFSNAEFMSQIVKAADAVVMVAEQSVGAIVSAAELLHELKKREIERPDLHLLVSRFDDALGVDAAQMAERIGVASVDTLPERRAALVQAANRGVVLADDAPADPYVRALGALMDRLGYRAGQAPERGILARIKQKLPETLRVARTARAGN
- a CDS encoding type II secretion system F family protein, whose translation is MSSASLLVAAMALVLLGLGLLLLATARGRAQAELSRAHLAAQTEQVRARYATAAEPGPQGNVRDLRRRWADLMRRADIAPTRGTWLRWGMPLLCLVLAGAAAGGALGAVAMLAVGVALAAFLLWLRIGRVRDRMLRQLPGFLDGVVRLMTIGSSVPAAFQNSVANTEPPLRQCLVQAIHLQRAGKELDQAVLQMGRAYRLDELVIVSSVLRLSQRYGGRADVVMERTATFMRDREEAQRELLALSAETRLSAWVLGLLPLVVAGGLFVLNAGYVMLMWKDPTGRNLLLGAAVLEVVGVLMLYRLAKSI
- a CDS encoding CpaF family protein, coding for MTEAIEFSDNTAAPFPVSQEFHKIKEAAHEHLLTRIEELGAEFGRWSRSAIQRFVDLELESFTRLRRIPINEAELHQISEALTKELAGFGPIEDLLHDVAVEDILVNGHMDVYVSRHGVLERIPVRFADNGHLLRIVRRILAPIGRRLDESNPMVDARLPDGGRINVIIPPLALAGPVVSIRKFRKDPLTPADLQALGTMSPEITELLEAAVRARCNILVSGGTSSGKTSLLNALATFIPPTERVITIEDTAELALNHPHVVRLESRPGGFEGTGTVTIRDLLRNSLRMRPDRIIVGEVRGGEVLEMLQAMSTGHDGSMGTIHASSPRECLYRLEMLAGFAGFQGSEVSLRRQIANAVDFIVQIGRLSNGRRRILSITEVTGLGDNIIATQELYRHEPVPNPDGTEGDRWQALGILPHSPKLARMRPANFGLDDRFDL